Sequence from the Cucurbita pepo subsp. pepo cultivar mu-cu-16 chromosome LG02, ASM280686v2, whole genome shotgun sequence genome:
ATGCCATTCTTTGGACATGATTTTTTCTTGTCTAAAAATCTGACTTAAAGCTTGAGAATTtacttatattttaatatgataGATTCACTTTGTTGTTTTGCTCTATATCCCTTGTTTCTGAAAgaatatatttgatgttgatttTTAAGTGATTTGActtttttctatcattttaATGTCGCAGGAAGATATTTTTTTGATATGTTCAAATGCGATGAAATATAACGCTTCAGATACCGTTTTCTTCCGTCAGGTTTAGATAAGCTCAGATTGGTGGTTTTGGATGTTATGGCTTTTAGATTAGAATGATTCTTGGATTTACTGtttatatgatttaaagtttACTTGATCTTAGGCACGATCCATACAAGAACTTGCGAAGAGGGATTTTGAGAATTTGAGGCGAGAAAGCAGTGATGAAAGTGAAGCAGAACAGAAAGTTGTGAGGAGGGGTAGACCACCAGGAAAGAGCCAGAAGAGATGTCTAGGAGGTCTTGGTAGTAACCCTCTTGAAAGCAGCAGCATGGGGGCAGAGTTGTGCTCAGGTGCTACTCCTGCTTCTGGCGATGATTCCATCAACGTCAATGGCTACAATTTGAGAAGGGCACGTTCTTCCTTCAGGCCCCTGCCTGAAGATCCTCCAGTTAGGACATCCGCAGCAGCTCAACATGGCGAAACTTTGGCCAGCTGGTTGCCTGAATGGAAAAATGAATTTCCAGGTTTCTTTTACTCAATAGTTTTTCCTACAGTCTTTACAGTTTTGTCCAACATATATCTTTGACTTCTATCCAATTGTTTTCAGCTTCAGTTTTGAAGGGTGTTCTTAAAAGTGGGAAGAATGATAATATGGGTGTGGATGAGAATAGACGTCATACCTATGGGAATCATTCACTGTCCTGTGGGAATTTGTCATCTGTCTTTGGTAACCTTGATGGAGACTTGAAGCAACTAATTACTGTATGTGGTGTCACTCTTCATTCTCTGTtgctatttaattttaatttaatgtttttgttggTAAATGTAATGTTTATGATGAATATCAACAAGCAGGTAGGTTTGCATGCTGAGCATGGTTATGTAAGAAGCCTAGCTCTGTTTGTAGCGGATCTTGGTCCTGTAGTCTGGAAGATTGCATATAAGAAGATTGAAAGTAGTAGTCGGGAACTGGGGCGAGTACTGATACAGGAAATTGAAATGCTGAAACAGCAACAGCGCATGTTGCCTGCGGATGGAGGAGGCTCAGCTGACACAAAAACAGCAGCGGAGAGCTTTATCTGACTCACTCAAACATTGGTTGGTATTTCGAATAACTTTTTTGGAACAAGGCGAAGATGTTGAAACTGACGGAGTGAGAATTTCCCAAAGCGAGACAATAGTGCGAAGATGGTGATTTCTTCCCCCCATCATTTTTGACAAGAAATGAGAATGGCAAGACTTGATGCCATTATTGGTGGGGAGTCGTCCTGTTCAAAAGACTCTTTCAGTGCCTTGTCAAATGCATAGTGCTTCTTTCCAAAGCCCTGCGCTGCTGGTGCTGATGATCTGGATGATTTACTAAGCCAAGCTGAAATGCTGAAACCTGCAGCAGAAGATGTGGGTCAGATCAAAACACAACAAGAGCAGGGGCTTGGCAAGAATTATCAACCAACTCATTCTGTGCATTCAATTATCAGCTCATTTTGGATTAGGCGTATACGAGTAATGCTGCACATTTTTCCACACTATACCATACGAGTAATGCTGCAGCTCTGTACAGATAAAGTAACTTCAGTGTCTCATTTTCTCCATCTTTAGACCATAGGGAGTTGTGCAATTACTTACTACATGGACGGACCTCATTTATCTGTTCACCTGGTCAAATCAAAACCTCAATCGATAATCGAATAGACTCAgaaatttttaatacaaaaacatTGACTTTTGCGAATTGGGGTTTTGCTGCTCTCTCTCTTAAATCATGTGCTTATCTTTCGTTTCAAATTCtgtccttttccttcttgatGGGGCCCAGACCCCCCTACCCTGGGcttgcttcttcttcctgtACAAACTACAAACTATAGATTCATCTACGcctcaatttcattttctaaacaaAACCATCCACTTACTGACATGAACAACTTAGCTTCTATCCATGTTCCAGTTGGCTCATCGAGCTTTATAATAGGTTGAATGTCCTATCTGTTATAACTAACAAAGGGGCAATCTTCAAAAAAACACATTTCAGAGGGTAAATTGAAAAGCCATCTTTGATACAGGGTTCATTTGTAagctttcttattttaaagttCATCAGCATGAACGGAGGGCAGcatcttctttggactttgtTAAAGTTCAAGACCTGCTCTGAACTATCTAAAACTAGTAATCTACACCTCAAATGTCAAGGCCAGCATTATAATACCCCATTTCTACAAAAtattgaaactaaaaaattttaatacatgTTGGAAGCATATCattcttctgttcttcttgCTTTCATTCTTCATGATAGAGATACAAACCCAGGCCAAATCTTGCACAAGCCTTGCAAAAAGCTATTTCCTCCGCAGCAGCTACAGGATCTTCAATATTGCTATCAGTGGCTGATACTGTTCCAGTCGATTCACGGTGTGCCTCTCCATCAGATCCTCTTACAGTCACACGATAAACCACAGTCACGCTACCATTGTCAGAGAATATGACATCTCTTATTTCTCCACACCATCCAGGGGCATAGAAACTCAGCATCCTATTGGCATGAAACCAGGGGATGAAAGTAGCAGGAGGACGATTCTGGGGGTCAGATTGAGGGACTTTTGGAGCGATGTTATCGGGGATTCTCTTGTTAAGATCGCGGAGGATCTCAGCAAGGGGACGAGTGATGCAGGATGAGTTAGCCGGGGAAAAAGATTTATTGAGTGGAACAACATAGTTGGTGTTAGGTACTCCCTTCTTACCACTAGCATCACTGCTGGAGCAGACAAGATGAAGATGGCGTCTCGTAGCAGTAGAAATTTGGGGGAGTCGAATCTCACTAACAGAGTAGGAAGagggaagaaaggaaaatgcaGGGAGGCGAGGGCCCAAGAGCTGGGAATGGGCATAGGTTTGGAGAGccataagaaaaatgaagcaGAGAACCGACGACCAACAGCAACTTAAGTTCAACTCAATTCCCTCGTCCACCCACAACTACCTGTCAATATGCCTGAAGTTTACCAAATACCTAGCAACAAGAGTTTGGGATCCAAGCATTCAATTTGGGCTCTTGATGAACGGGATGAAGACGATCCACACTGTTGATGACACAAATCCACCTGATGACGAGCTTGAAACAGCGGTATTCAATTAACaactacaaaagaaaatgttcttagaacaaataaattttagacAAAATCTAGACCAATCAAGATCaacgagaaaacaaaacactatTTGTTAAGAAAATCTAGACAGGCACTAGTAGAATGCATGCCcgttgaattaaatttttccaaaatattgttttctaaTTTAACATTGATCGAGAGAAACTAATAACGCTGATGCCGTACATAGAAAATCCGTTTAtattgcataaaataattatattatgatgACCCCGATTAGAGAATTATTCCGGAAAATTGTGGAAACCATATAGGATTGGGAAGCTTGGGAAATTACTTATTAAAGATACCGCACATTCTCTTAGAAAATTACTTATGAAGGATATGCATGCCGGGGTCCAACTGGTTATTTCAGCGTGAGTTAATTTCCAGCAGGTTTTGTTGGACACAACTGAAAACAAATGTCTCAAATCTCGTTGTTACATTTGCCCAACCGCAAAAGGAAATCACAAGGCACAAGGCACAGGGCACAGGTTTGTACATTCCTTTACCTACTCCTTAAAATATTTGGGAAGATTTATCCATAAATTTGATCTTAGGATTTCCTACGACTCAGGATTTAATCCTATTTTTGTTGACTACTTTAGTAAAAGATCTCACTTTATCCCATGTAAACAAAAATGGGGATGCTGTTTATATTGCAAAATTGTTTTAGGAGGTGGTAAAACCCCATGGTAATCCCGAAAACAGTTGTTTCAAACAGTGATGtcaaaaaattgaagtaattGTTTACAGACATTGTGAAAACGTTTAATACCACAGTCATCCACAGAATGAAGATGATCAATAGAACTTTGGGCATTCTATAAGGTGCTTCAGCAGCCAAAAATCATAACAATGGGACATAACACTGCCCCAAGCTGAGTTTGTTGCTCAACAGGGAAGTGCCCATTTGTAATTGTTCATACTAAATTTCCTAGACTAACTATAGCCCTGTCTAAATTTCCCTCCACTATTAGAATCGGAAGAAAAGATTGCATAAAGACATAAAGAGGTTACACAACAAT
This genomic interval carries:
- the LOC111786206 gene encoding bromodomain-containing protein 9-like isoform X1, whose protein sequence is MGEVSKSTMKKRKKKGRPSLLDLQKRFLKQQKLQEQHQQPLNAFDLASNPKSPSSCQNRNVHPATERVTGDDDDDDDDDERIEKKHKPLLALTSRQNYPTLSAYSLRKSAPYDEDSESALKRRRIVADQFGSSEVSEKTWKATDTANNGSQVESGPTTTLPDKKLLIFILDRLQKKDTHGVFSQPVDQNELPDYHVIIENPMDFGTVRAKLDGGAYANLEQFEEDIFLICSNAMKYNASDTVFFRQARSIQELAKRDFENLRRESSDESEAEQKVVRRGRPPGKSQKRCLGGLGSNPLESSSMGAELCSGATPASGDDSINVNGYNLRRARSSFRPLPEDPPVRTSAAAQHGETLASWLPEWKNEFPASVLKGVLKSGKNDNMGVDENRRHTYGNHSLSCGNLSSVFGNLDGDLKQLITVGLHAEHGYVRSLALFVADLGPVVWKIAYKKIESSSRELGRVLIQEIEMLKQQQRMLPADGGGSADTKTAAESFI
- the LOC111786206 gene encoding uncharacterized protein LOC111786206 isoform X2, which encodes MGEVSKSTMKKRKKKGRPSLLDLQKRFLKQQKLQEQHQQPLNAFDLASNPKSPSSCQNRNVHPATERVTGDDDDDDDDDERIEKKHKPLLALTSRQNYPTLSAYSLRKSAPYDEDSESALKRRRIVADQFGSSEVSEKTWKATDTANNGSQVESGPTTTLPDKKLLIFILDRLQKKDTHGVFSQPVDQNELPDYHVIIENPMDFGTVRAKLDGGAYANLEQFEARSIQELAKRDFENLRRESSDESEAEQKVVRRGRPPGKSQKRCLGGLGSNPLESSSMGAELCSGATPASGDDSINVNGYNLRRARSSFRPLPEDPPVRTSAAAQHGETLASWLPEWKNEFPASVLKGVLKSGKNDNMGVDENRRHTYGNHSLSCGNLSSVFGNLDGDLKQLITVGLHAEHGYVRSLALFVADLGPVVWKIAYKKIESSSRELGRVLIQEIEMLKQQQRMLPADGGGSADTKTAAESFI
- the LOC111786250 gene encoding DNA repair RAD52-like protein 2, chloroplastic encodes the protein MALQTYAHSQLLGPRLPAFSFLPSSYSVSEIRLPQISTATRRHLHLVCSSSDASGKKGVPNTNYVVPLNKSFSPANSSCITRPLAEILRDLNKRIPDNIAPKVPQSDPQNRPPATFIPWFHANRMLSFYAPGWCGEIRDVIFSDNGSVTVVYRVTVRGSDGEAHRESTGTVSATDSNIEDPVAAAEEIAFCKACARFGLGLYLYHEE